From the Candidatus Hydrogenedentota bacterium genome, one window contains:
- a CDS encoding ABC transporter ATP-binding protein, which yields MSDRNGSQTPVEINSLSRHFRRKQALDNVTLHIPRGVVFGLVGENGAGKTTLIKHLLGLLRAEKGTVRVFGMDPVKRPEEVLARIGYLSENRDLPNWMRVREVMLFTRAFFPDWDDNYAEELRGLFDLDPTAKVGSLSRGQRAQMGLLLALAHRPDLLLLDEPSSGLDAVVRRDILGAVIRTVADEGRTVLFSSHLLDEVEFVADQVAFLHGGKLAWNGPLLEIKARYRTVTLHFPQPLAAAPRFDGALSWEGSGLEWTCLCEGGAEAGLQAAAQLGAAIVEEGEPSLEDIFVALVSGKRNRRVLMGVED from the coding sequence ATGAGTGACAGGAACGGCAGCCAAACACCCGTCGAGATCAACAGTTTGTCCCGGCATTTTCGGAGGAAACAGGCCCTGGATAATGTGACGCTGCACATTCCACGGGGGGTCGTGTTCGGGCTGGTGGGTGAAAACGGCGCTGGAAAGACCACGCTGATAAAGCACCTGCTGGGTCTCTTGCGCGCGGAAAAAGGCACGGTGCGCGTTTTCGGCATGGACCCGGTCAAACGGCCGGAGGAGGTGCTGGCCCGCATTGGCTACCTGTCGGAGAACCGCGACCTGCCGAACTGGATGCGGGTCCGCGAGGTGATGCTGTTCACCCGGGCGTTCTTCCCTGATTGGGACGATAACTACGCGGAGGAACTGCGCGGGCTCTTTGACCTGGACCCAACAGCCAAGGTGGGGTCGTTGAGCCGCGGCCAGCGCGCCCAGATGGGGCTGCTGCTGGCGCTGGCGCACCGGCCCGACCTGCTGCTGCTTGACGAGCCCTCCTCGGGACTCGACGCGGTGGTGCGGCGGGACATTCTGGGGGCAGTCATACGCACCGTGGCTGACGAAGGCAGGACCGTGCTGTTCTCATCGCATCTGCTGGATGAGGTCGAGTTTGTGGCCGACCAAGTAGCCTTTCTCCATGGCGGCAAGCTGGCGTGGAACGGCCCGCTCCTGGAGATAAAGGCGCGATACAGGACAGTGACCCTCCATTTTCCGCAACCCCTGGCCGCCGCGCCCCGGTTTGACGGGGCGTTGTCGTGGGAGGGTTCCGGACTGGAATGGACCTGCCTGTGCGAGGGCGGCGCGGAAGCGGGACTCCAGGCCGCCGCCCAACTTGGCGCGGCCATCGTGGAGGAGGGGGAGCCTTCGCTGGAGGACATTTTCGTCGCCCTCGTTTCCGGAAAGCGAAACCGCCGTGTTCTCATGGGCGTGGAGGATTGA
- a CDS encoding GntR family transcriptional regulator produces MRLHVSAKSGVPIYVQLVTQIRQLVAAGRLPVGSELPTIRALAEQLLVNPNTVARAYRELEQAGIVTARRGLGTVVTESGSPMGKKERVERLRDRVDGLLAEAGQLGFEFDELMELMRTRHDRHAATRGENHE; encoded by the coding sequence ATGAGGTTGCATGTTTCGGCGAAAAGCGGCGTGCCCATCTATGTGCAGTTGGTCACGCAAATCCGGCAACTGGTGGCTGCGGGCCGCCTGCCGGTGGGTTCGGAACTGCCGACCATACGCGCGCTGGCGGAGCAGCTTCTGGTGAACCCGAACACGGTGGCGCGGGCGTACCGGGAGCTGGAGCAGGCAGGGATAGTGACCGCGCGGCGCGGCCTGGGCACGGTGGTGACGGAAAGCGGCTCCCCCATGGGCAAAAAGGAGCGGGTTGAGCGGCTGCGGGACCGGGTGGACGGACTGCTGGCGGAAGCGGGCCAGCTTGGCTTTGAATTCGATGAGTTGATGGAACTGATGCGGACACGGCATGACCGGCACGCCGCAACACGGGGAGAAAACCATGAGTGA